Proteins found in one Candidatus Sulfotelmatobacter sp. genomic segment:
- a CDS encoding phytanoyl-CoA dioxygenase family protein, whose protein sequence is MSMFRDPQVQRAYDRTGYAVVPFLDGDEVERLNRTWAALDEAVHARPFSASIMSGDPAYRRAVNEAIGEVFARRLNEIMIDYRFSFGSFVAKLAGSTGRLPVHQDPQFVEEPRHEAVNFWVPLVDVDTRNACLRVMPGSHRLNRGPRGTSRAFPYPDLIELVEAQYLVDVPMRAGEACLTSHRTFHGSGPNLAAQHRVVAAAIVVPADAEMRYLYQGAGTPPGTIDVFAVDDGFFRRHVFGAPPPGLPLLERIPARVDPLTREQLARAFADSTARALV, encoded by the coding sequence ATGTCGATGTTCCGCGATCCGCAAGTTCAACGCGCGTACGACCGCACCGGGTACGCGGTGGTGCCGTTTCTCGACGGGGACGAGGTCGAGCGGCTGAACCGGACTTGGGCGGCCCTCGACGAGGCGGTCCACGCGCGGCCCTTCTCCGCCAGCATCATGAGCGGCGACCCGGCGTACCGCCGGGCCGTCAACGAGGCGATCGGCGAGGTGTTCGCGCGACGTCTCAACGAGATCATGATCGACTATCGATTCAGCTTCGGGAGCTTCGTCGCGAAGCTCGCCGGCAGCACGGGCCGGCTGCCGGTGCACCAAGACCCGCAATTCGTCGAGGAGCCGCGCCACGAAGCCGTCAACTTCTGGGTACCGCTGGTCGACGTCGACACGCGAAACGCGTGTTTGCGCGTGATGCCCGGCAGCCACCGCCTCAATCGCGGGCCGCGCGGCACCTCGCGCGCGTTCCCCTATCCCGACTTGATCGAGCTGGTCGAAGCGCAGTACCTGGTCGACGTGCCGATGCGCGCCGGCGAAGCGTGTCTGACGAGCCACCGCACGTTCCACGGCTCCGGCCCTAACCTGGCCGCGCAGCACCGCGTCGTCGCCGCGGCGATCGTCGTGCCCGCCGACGCCGAGATGCGCTACCTCTATCAGGGCGCGGGCACGCCGCCCGGCACGATCGACGTGTTCGCGGTCGACGACGGCTTCTTCCGGCGCCACGTCTTCGGCGCCCCGCCGCCCGGCCTGCCGCTGCTCGAGCGGATTCCGGCGCGGGTCGATCCGTTGACCCGCGAACAGCTTGCACGCGCCTTCGCCGATTCGACCGCGCGGGCACTGGTATGA
- a CDS encoding homoserine dehydrogenase, protein MYTLPRVHCSSDPVSLAMTATTTRTRGVGLLGCGTVGSGVARRLVASHPGLIRSIVVRDPNKARDVVWEDFDVDPFEVIDDPNIRVVVECIGGLGLARELVLRAIARGKDVVTANKDLIATEGPWLAAFAARTGASLRYEAAVGGAIPIVRALAGALAAEEVIEVGGVLNGTTNFVLSAMEDGAEYDEALAEAQRLGFAEADPRADVEGHDAAHKLAILAGLAFHRPSVSPALARRGIAGLSRADVQAGVERGLRLKLLAIARRSAEGVIEAGVTPAYVPADHAFARPRGAQNVVRVLGRGCGELTFAGTGAGGDATASAVVADVMAALDERGGAVPAHDGEDLVAAPLRGSVLVRFGDGRIVEREGIALNAPAGALDQLGDVRSVIPLWRDAA, encoded by the coding sequence GTGTACACACTCCCGCGCGTCCACTGCTCGTCCGACCCCGTCTCGCTTGCGATGACGGCGACGACGACGCGCACGCGCGGCGTGGGTCTGCTGGGCTGCGGCACCGTCGGTTCGGGCGTTGCGCGCCGGCTCGTCGCCTCGCACCCGGGCCTGATCCGCTCGATCGTGGTGCGCGACCCGAACAAAGCGCGCGACGTCGTGTGGGAAGACTTCGACGTCGATCCGTTCGAGGTCATCGACGATCCGAACATCCGCGTCGTCGTCGAGTGCATCGGCGGCCTGGGCTTGGCGCGCGAGCTAGTGCTGCGGGCGATCGCGCGCGGCAAAGACGTCGTCACGGCCAACAAAGATTTGATCGCGACCGAAGGCCCGTGGCTGGCGGCATTCGCGGCCCGCACCGGCGCCTCGCTGCGCTACGAAGCCGCGGTCGGCGGCGCGATCCCGATCGTGCGCGCGCTGGCGGGCGCGTTGGCCGCCGAAGAGGTGATCGAAGTCGGCGGCGTGCTCAACGGCACCACCAACTTCGTCCTCTCGGCGATGGAGGACGGCGCCGAGTACGACGAGGCGCTGGCCGAAGCGCAACGGCTCGGCTTCGCCGAGGCCGATCCGCGCGCCGACGTCGAGGGCCATGACGCCGCGCACAAGCTGGCGATCCTGGCCGGCCTGGCGTTCCACCGGCCTTCGGTCTCGCCGGCGCTGGCGCGGCGGGGCATCGCCGGCCTCTCGCGGGCCGACGTCCAGGCCGGCGTCGAGCGCGGACTGCGCCTCAAGCTGCTGGCGATCGCGCGCCGGTCCGCCGAGGGCGTCATCGAGGCCGGCGTGACCCCCGCCTACGTTCCGGCCGACCACGCCTTCGCGCGTCCGCGCGGCGCGCAGAACGTGGTGCGGGTGCTGGGCCGTGGCTGCGGCGAGCTGACCTTCGCCGGCACCGGCGCCGGCGGTGACGCGACGGCGTCGGCGGTCGTGGCCGACGTCATGGCGGCGCTCGACGAACGCGGCGGCGCGGTCCCGGCGCACGACGGTGAGGACTTGGTAGCCGCTCCGCTGCGCGGTTCGGTGCTGGTACGTTTCGGCGACGGGCGGATCGTGGAGCGAGAGGGAATCGCTCTGAACGCACCCGCCGGGGCACTGGATCAGCTAGGCGACGTTCGCTCGGTGATCCCGCTCTGGCGAGACGCGGCCTAA
- a CDS encoding cupin domain-containing protein, giving the protein MQSEPAAPPRGWVEALDEEFFAHAFERRPYVARGVHAGDLDELVALDTLEYLLISPPGAQFSYVRLGKVLPDGTWDVTKLAADLSLARLVQGYRDGYSILVDEAQARWPSLAAQCAALQERIARRGGVIAHNRATCGLFLTPPRAQGSAPHYDCKDVFAVQVAGSKTWRLHAPPVEAPLHNSADGEIDAPRLGEPVLEVTLGPGDLLYVPRGFVHAPLTRDERSLHLSFGVATITWTEILRPMLEARAELRQSVPARLLEPGAEEALRGALASLLAALDDAPEAAQRLRLLALASLVGETQVAAGRLADATAERSEELDDDVALEKRYGARCLVDRTGRELALAFPGRLLGVPLAWQPAVERVIASDRVTVGEVGRDVAAHLLDAGFLRRARPNGA; this is encoded by the coding sequence GTGCAGTCTGAGCCGGCCGCGCCGCCGCGGGGCTGGGTCGAGGCGCTCGACGAGGAGTTCTTCGCCCACGCCTTCGAGCGGCGACCGTACGTCGCGCGCGGCGTGCACGCCGGCGACCTCGACGAGCTCGTCGCGCTCGACACGCTCGAGTATCTGCTGATCTCGCCGCCGGGTGCCCAGTTCTCGTACGTACGACTGGGCAAAGTCTTGCCGGACGGAACGTGGGACGTCACCAAGCTCGCCGCCGACCTCAGCCTGGCACGCTTGGTGCAGGGGTACCGCGACGGATACTCGATCCTGGTCGACGAGGCACAGGCGCGCTGGCCCTCGCTCGCGGCGCAGTGCGCGGCGCTGCAGGAACGGATCGCGCGCCGCGGCGGCGTCATCGCTCACAACCGCGCGACCTGCGGGCTGTTCCTGACCCCGCCCCGCGCGCAGGGCAGCGCGCCGCATTACGATTGCAAGGACGTGTTCGCAGTGCAGGTCGCCGGGTCGAAGACGTGGCGGCTGCACGCGCCGCCCGTCGAGGCGCCGCTGCACAACAGCGCCGACGGCGAGATCGACGCCCCCCGGCTCGGCGAGCCGGTGCTCGAAGTGACGCTCGGACCCGGCGATCTGTTGTACGTTCCGCGCGGCTTCGTCCACGCGCCGCTCACCCGCGACGAGCGTTCGCTGCACCTCTCGTTCGGCGTCGCGACGATCACCTGGACCGAGATTCTCCGGCCGATGCTCGAGGCGCGCGCGGAGCTGCGCCAGAGCGTTCCGGCGCGCTTGCTCGAGCCCGGTGCGGAGGAGGCGCTGCGCGGCGCGCTCGCCTCATTGCTCGCGGCGCTCGACGACGCGCCCGAAGCGGCGCAGCGGCTGCGACTGCTGGCGCTCGCGAGTCTCGTCGGCGAGACGCAGGTTGCCGCGGGCCGGCTCGCCGACGCCACGGCGGAGCGCAGCGAGGAGCTCGACGACGACGTCGCGCTCGAGAAGCGGTACGGCGCGCGGTGTTTGGTCGACCGCACCGGTCGAGAGTTGGCACTGGCGTTTCCGGGCCGCCTCCTGGGTGTGCCTCTCGCGTGGCAGCCCGCGGTCGAACGCGTGATCGCTTCCGACCGGGTGACGGTCGGTGAGGTCGGCCGCGACGTCGCGGCGCACCTGCTGGACGCCGGCTTCCTGCGACGAGCCCGGCCAAATGGAGCTTGA
- a CDS encoding SPASM domain-containing protein: protein MYVDLPDDRAHVLLVHGYSGAFDKVPASVASYLRSLDERPPKPLYGDWTDTGNNGDAEATRPSDELLALLTKRGYLTSLTRAEERARFDRLVQMRHEKWSALPPAYTLMPTYDCNLRCGYCFQDHMRTDARYEHLLRFMTPQVVDRIVAAMPAIEERHGLTQPGAPRNVMFFGGEPLLARSRPLIDYLMAAIRRAGPATFTAVSNGTQLDAYEDVLGPEGITVLQITIDGTPELHDTRRVHADGTGSFAAIARNIDLALGRGAKIDVRMNVDRSNVDVLPRLASLFEERGWFRDAGFSAYVAPVHGTKGNLERKTTFNSHELGVTINAMKREHPQLGKFDLPDDDLARNLRSLFREHGDALPQMKAAYCGAHTSMYVIDPFGDIYACWERTGDKNLRVGWIEADGTPQFVADRLATWRKRNVSSNETCGQCRYSMYCGGGCAVLAEDVHGTIFGNYCDAFGRRFRETVGRAYGERHLANTVDERVASLRAL, encoded by the coding sequence GTGTACGTCGATCTGCCCGACGATCGTGCGCACGTGTTGTTGGTGCACGGGTACAGCGGAGCGTTCGACAAGGTACCCGCGTCCGTCGCGTCCTATCTGCGGTCGCTCGACGAGCGTCCGCCGAAGCCGCTCTACGGCGATTGGACGGATACCGGAAACAACGGCGACGCTGAGGCGACGCGGCCGTCGGACGAGCTGCTGGCACTGCTGACGAAGCGCGGGTATCTCACCTCGCTGACGCGGGCCGAGGAGCGCGCGCGCTTCGACCGTTTGGTCCAAATGCGCCACGAGAAATGGTCGGCGTTGCCGCCCGCGTACACGCTGATGCCGACGTACGACTGCAACTTGCGCTGCGGGTACTGCTTCCAGGACCACATGCGCACCGACGCGCGCTACGAGCACCTGCTGCGCTTCATGACGCCGCAAGTCGTCGACCGTATCGTCGCCGCGATGCCGGCCATCGAGGAGCGCCACGGGCTCACGCAGCCCGGGGCGCCGCGCAACGTCATGTTCTTCGGGGGCGAGCCGCTGCTCGCGCGCAGCCGGCCGCTCATCGACTATCTCATGGCCGCGATCCGTCGCGCGGGCCCGGCGACGTTCACGGCGGTCTCGAACGGGACGCAGCTGGACGCCTACGAGGATGTGCTCGGCCCCGAGGGCATCACGGTGCTGCAGATCACCATCGACGGCACCCCGGAGTTGCACGATACGCGCCGCGTCCACGCGGACGGGACAGGGTCGTTCGCGGCGATCGCGCGCAACATCGATCTCGCGCTCGGCCGCGGCGCGAAGATCGACGTCCGCATGAACGTCGATCGCAGCAACGTGGACGTGCTGCCGCGTCTGGCCTCGCTCTTCGAAGAGCGCGGCTGGTTCCGCGATGCCGGCTTTTCCGCCTACGTCGCGCCGGTGCACGGCACCAAAGGCAACCTCGAGCGGAAGACCACCTTCAACTCGCACGAGCTCGGCGTGACGATCAACGCGATGAAGCGCGAGCACCCACAGCTGGGCAAGTTCGACCTTCCCGACGACGACTTGGCCCGGAACCTGCGTTCGCTCTTCCGCGAGCACGGCGACGCGCTCCCGCAGATGAAGGCCGCCTACTGCGGGGCCCACACCAGCATGTACGTCATCGATCCCTTCGGCGACATCTACGCGTGCTGGGAGCGAACCGGCGACAAGAACCTGCGGGTCGGCTGGATCGAGGCGGACGGAACGCCGCAGTTCGTCGCCGACCGGCTCGCGACGTGGCGCAAGCGCAACGTCAGCAGCAACGAGACGTGCGGGCAGTGCCGCTACTCGATGTATTGCGGCGGCGGCTGCGCCGTGCTGGCCGAGGACGTGCACGGCACGATCTTCGGCAACTACTGCGATGCCTTCGGGCGCCGTTTTCGCGAGACGGTCGGTCGCGCGTACGGCGAACGCCACCTCGCGAACACCGTCGACGAGAGGGTCGCGAGCCTACGCGCGCTGTGA
- a CDS encoding cupin domain-containing protein: MIRPWKSQNLAQVWREALDDAFFSDAFERKPVLVRGAYVDREPAITLDDLERLLICPPGARFSDVRVSRVGADGRVDAQSMPPDFKLATVLERYRAGYSVMLDQINYRWPPIYALCMALQERLAAAAPSIMRGRATCSAFLTPPHAQGHPRHYDRDDAYALQVEGRKTWRFWAPVREAPLHNSSQEAVDLTALGEPDYEFVLEPGDVLYFPRGFVHEPFTGDLHSLHLSFGVIPVNWSQLLGEMLESHPAFRRSVPRAFLAEDGAELLRADLSAMLALLDDPQAVRAWIARARRSQLEGENQTAAGRLAEAASAAGARGPGSARDSVLTKRYGARYHVEPSDGMHALAFPGMSIRIPSGCSAALEVMLRTVRFTAEDVRAGLSDHDLDALISQLLDAGFLCVVGDDGET; the protein is encoded by the coding sequence GTGATCCGGCCTTGGAAGAGTCAAAACCTCGCGCAGGTGTGGCGCGAAGCGCTCGACGACGCCTTTTTTTCGGACGCCTTCGAGCGCAAGCCGGTCCTCGTTCGGGGTGCCTACGTCGATCGTGAACCGGCGATCACGCTCGACGATCTCGAGCGCCTGCTCATCTGCCCACCGGGCGCGCGATTCTCGGACGTGCGCGTCTCGCGCGTGGGCGCCGACGGCCGCGTCGACGCGCAGTCGATGCCGCCGGACTTCAAGCTTGCGACCGTGCTCGAACGCTACCGGGCCGGCTATTCGGTCATGCTCGATCAGATCAACTACCGCTGGCCGCCGATCTACGCACTGTGCATGGCCCTACAAGAGCGGTTGGCGGCGGCGGCGCCGTCGATCATGCGCGGCCGCGCCACCTGCTCGGCGTTCCTCACCCCGCCCCACGCTCAGGGGCATCCGCGTCACTACGATCGTGACGACGCATACGCGCTGCAGGTCGAGGGACGCAAGACCTGGCGCTTCTGGGCTCCCGTTCGCGAGGCGCCGCTGCACAATAGTTCGCAGGAGGCCGTCGACCTGACCGCGCTGGGAGAACCGGACTACGAGTTCGTGCTCGAGCCGGGCGACGTACTGTATTTCCCACGCGGGTTCGTCCACGAACCGTTCACCGGCGATCTGCACTCGCTGCACCTGAGCTTCGGCGTCATCCCGGTGAACTGGAGCCAGTTGCTGGGCGAGATGCTCGAGTCCCACCCGGCCTTCCGACGTTCGGTGCCGCGCGCGTTCCTCGCCGAGGACGGCGCCGAGTTGCTCCGCGCGGACCTTTCCGCCATGCTCGCGCTGCTCGACGATCCGCAGGCCGTGCGCGCATGGATCGCGCGCGCGCGCCGCTCGCAGCTGGAGGGCGAAAATCAGACCGCCGCCGGGCGCCTGGCCGAGGCCGCGTCGGCGGCCGGCGCGCGGGGACCCGGAAGCGCCCGCGATTCCGTCCTCACGAAGCGGTACGGCGCGCGTTACCATGTCGAGCCCAGCGACGGAATGCACGCGCTGGCGTTCCCCGGGATGTCGATCCGTATCCCGAGCGGGTGCAGCGCAGCGCTCGAGGTAATGCTGCGCACCGTGCGCTTCACTGCCGAAGACGTGCGGGCCGGCCTGAGCGATCACGATCTCGACGCGCTGATCTCCCAGTTGCTCGACGCGGGATTCCTGTGCGTGGTCGGCGACGATGGCGAAACCTAG
- a CDS encoding prenyltransferase/squalene oxidase repeat-containing protein — protein MTASAERALADGTRFLLEMQAPAGCWRDFEVDRADESDAWVTGYVGTALAAVAAATGWDLGGAVAAARAFLLCAAAERPGWGFNGDAPPDADSTAWATLMLAASGGAPALAYGALRTHRRPDGGFSTYVRFSDPSMWEQSQADVSAAALQALAQERGADRADLAATGDYLRAAQRPDGSWPSYWYATPLYALVHALHALAASDASAAGAPAAAALSFARAQGVPDDDAFALALLAELEACFGDGRAGQLRDALIALQRADGRWTAGRPFMRPDPWKYAPGDPDAAIVDKYGLFTTATVLRALCRA, from the coding sequence ATGACGGCGTCGGCCGAGCGCGCGTTGGCCGACGGGACGCGGTTCCTGCTGGAGATGCAAGCGCCCGCGGGGTGCTGGCGCGACTTCGAGGTCGATCGCGCCGACGAGTCCGACGCCTGGGTCACCGGATACGTCGGGACCGCGCTGGCCGCCGTCGCCGCGGCAACGGGTTGGGATCTCGGCGGCGCGGTCGCCGCCGCGCGTGCCTTCCTCCTCTGCGCCGCGGCAGAACGGCCGGGCTGGGGCTTCAACGGCGACGCGCCGCCCGACGCGGACTCGACGGCGTGGGCGACGCTGATGTTGGCTGCCAGCGGCGGCGCACCGGCGTTGGCGTACGGCGCGCTGCGCACGCATCGACGCCCGGACGGTGGCTTCTCGACCTACGTGCGCTTCTCCGATCCCTCGATGTGGGAGCAGAGCCAGGCCGACGTCTCGGCGGCCGCGCTGCAAGCGCTGGCGCAGGAGCGGGGCGCCGATCGGGCCGACCTCGCGGCGACCGGCGACTACCTGCGCGCGGCCCAGCGCCCCGACGGGTCCTGGCCGTCGTATTGGTACGCGACGCCGCTGTATGCGCTCGTGCACGCCCTGCACGCGCTGGCTGCGAGTGACGCGTCCGCCGCCGGCGCGCCCGCCGCCGCCGCGTTGTCGTTCGCGCGCGCGCAAGGCGTGCCGGACGACGACGCGTTCGCGCTGGCGCTCCTGGCGGAGCTCGAGGCGTGCTTCGGCGACGGCCGCGCCGGCCAGCTGCGCGACGCGTTGATCGCCTTGCAGCGCGCGGACGGGCGGTGGACCGCCGGCCGCCCGTTCATGCGCCCCGACCCATGGAAGTACGCGCCCGGGGACCCCGATGCCGCGATCGTCGACAAATACGGGCTCTTCACGACCGCGACGGTGCTGCGGGCGCTGTGCCGTGCCTGA
- a CDS encoding ABC transporter ATP-binding protein, which produces MLALRDEPQVWDGRANAVTGRVLVVYDPELESSAFEARFRRLVNDVFARLPEHAPAAAVPAAAPRIGTGTTARLIEQLQPYRRELTRSAVDTVLAMIASLSRFAVVRMAIDLVVSGSASFFGIWTLSASPFAFAVLTIGGLAITAVQAFLDYRGRLRWRRVAVAYEHQLRREAFAHVERLALRYFERANAGRVLAVVGDDVNQVATAFNASYEILRIASTATVVGLALAVMAPKIALFALLPIPFVGLAVEELQRRLKPRLARTGARSAQLGARITADVEGIATIKSFSAEARELALVSAASENVRAAKEDAASVALLFSPVLEFIVMGGTITTLLAARGFVAAGELSPGAFASMMMMTGQLLYPLMGLAPELERMQSSLGAIGRVYALLDVPLEDDGGTEPLDLGTMQGDIAFEHVTFGYEPDQAVLEDFSMRIPAGSTVAIVGPTGSGKTTLAKLLMRFYAGYEGRITVDETPIDALRVADLRGAIGLVSQEPYVFAGTIRDNVLFGAPGADDQQLEAAIAVAQATDFIAAEHDGLDTVVGERGTTLSGGQRQRLSIARALVKRPRILVLDEATSAVDNETEARFFRDLRGTLQRTTTIIIAHRLSTIRNADRIFVMREGRIVEQGTHDELVAIDGTYAAALRFGTLGMDAFSEGR; this is translated from the coding sequence GTGCTCGCGCTCCGGGACGAACCCCAGGTATGGGACGGGCGCGCCAACGCCGTAACCGGCCGCGTCCTGGTCGTCTACGACCCGGAACTCGAGTCCAGCGCGTTCGAGGCGAGGTTCCGCCGCCTGGTCAACGACGTCTTCGCCCGGCTTCCCGAGCACGCGCCCGCGGCGGCGGTACCCGCCGCAGCACCGCGGATCGGGACGGGGACGACCGCGCGCCTCATAGAGCAGCTGCAGCCCTATCGGCGCGAGCTCACGCGCTCGGCGGTCGACACGGTGCTGGCAATGATCGCCTCACTCTCGCGCTTCGCGGTCGTGCGCATGGCGATCGATCTGGTCGTCAGCGGGAGCGCCAGCTTCTTCGGCATCTGGACGCTTTCGGCCAGTCCGTTCGCGTTCGCCGTCCTCACTATCGGCGGACTCGCCATCACCGCAGTCCAGGCGTTCCTCGACTATCGCGGCCGCCTGCGCTGGCGGCGCGTCGCGGTGGCCTACGAGCACCAGTTGCGGCGCGAGGCGTTCGCGCACGTCGAGCGGCTGGCCCTGCGCTACTTCGAGCGCGCGAACGCGGGCCGCGTGCTGGCCGTGGTCGGAGACGACGTGAACCAGGTCGCGACCGCATTCAACGCCTCATACGAGATTCTCCGCATCGCCTCGACGGCGACGGTCGTCGGCCTCGCGCTGGCGGTCATGGCGCCCAAGATCGCGCTCTTCGCGTTGTTGCCGATCCCGTTCGTCGGCCTAGCGGTCGAGGAGCTGCAGCGACGCCTCAAGCCGCGGCTGGCGCGCACGGGCGCGCGATCGGCGCAGCTCGGCGCGCGGATCACCGCTGACGTGGAAGGCATCGCGACGATCAAGAGCTTTTCCGCCGAGGCGCGCGAGCTGGCCCTCGTGTCGGCCGCCTCCGAGAACGTACGCGCGGCAAAAGAGGACGCCGCGTCCGTCGCGCTGCTGTTCTCGCCGGTTCTCGAGTTCATCGTGATGGGGGGCACGATCACCACCTTGCTCGCGGCACGCGGCTTCGTCGCCGCCGGCGAGCTGAGCCCGGGCGCGTTCGCCTCGATGATGATGATGACTGGTCAGCTGCTCTATCCCCTGATGGGGCTGGCGCCGGAGCTCGAGCGCATGCAGAGCAGCCTCGGCGCGATCGGTCGCGTTTACGCGCTGCTCGACGTTCCGCTCGAGGACGACGGCGGCACCGAACCGCTCGATCTGGGCACGATGCAGGGCGACATCGCCTTCGAGCACGTCACCTTCGGCTACGAGCCGGATCAGGCGGTACTCGAGGACTTCTCGATGCGCATTCCGGCCGGCAGCACGGTCGCGATCGTCGGCCCGACCGGCTCGGGCAAGACGACGCTGGCCAAGCTCTTGATGCGCTTTTACGCAGGCTACGAGGGCCGGATCACCGTCGACGAGACGCCGATCGACGCGCTGCGCGTCGCCGACCTTCGCGGCGCTATCGGGTTGGTCAGCCAGGAACCGTACGTCTTCGCCGGGACGATCCGAGACAACGTCCTCTTCGGCGCGCCCGGCGCCGACGACCAGCAGCTCGAAGCGGCGATCGCCGTCGCCCAGGCGACCGACTTCATCGCCGCCGAGCACGACGGCCTCGACACCGTCGTGGGCGAGCGCGGCACCACGCTCTCGGGCGGCCAGCGGCAACGGCTTTCGATCGCGCGCGCCCTGGTTAAGCGGCCGCGCATCTTGGTGCTGGACGAGGCGACCTCGGCGGTCGACAACGAAACCGAGGCGCGCTTCTTTCGCGACCTGCGCGGCACGCTCCAGCGCACGACCACGATTATCATCGCTCACCGGCTCTCGACTATCCGTAACGCCGATCGCATCTTCGTCATGCGCGAGGGCCGCATCGTCGAGCAAGGAACGCACGACGAACTGGTCGCGATCGACGGAACGTACGCCGCGGCGCTGCGCTTCGGCACGCTCGGCATGGACGCGTTCAGCGAGGGACGCTGA
- a CDS encoding class 1 isoprenoid biosynthesis enzyme — translation MAKPSAGVIAVLDEHVARWRGRLPVFAGGAFDERATITELPQRVAEIYPPVPRRRLDELTVALSLFSDAIVACDDIMDYARERPEETRRLPRIGVLFAQTYRTFAELLGPAPHFWNRLERYYADFVDAMDAEVRYATGATPWSACSEEECLAIERGKNGLVRLVDASVAALAGNDRAEDGAAESMLDLFVANQMVDDLRDWREDIRDGALSLVLLRAAGGTKPAPDAARELGARIYLDGHAAHVLAVADAHCRRALEHARALGGEALAASALGYQRRIGELRERLDREVDALRAGLSVPR, via the coding sequence ATGGCGAAACCTAGCGCCGGCGTCATCGCGGTCCTCGACGAGCACGTCGCGCGCTGGCGAGGTCGTTTGCCGGTCTTCGCCGGCGGCGCGTTCGACGAGCGGGCGACGATCACCGAGCTCCCGCAGCGAGTCGCGGAGATCTATCCGCCGGTCCCACGGCGCCGCCTCGACGAGTTGACGGTCGCGCTGAGCCTCTTCAGCGACGCGATCGTCGCCTGTGACGACATCATGGACTACGCGCGCGAGCGCCCCGAGGAGACGCGGCGCCTTCCGCGCATCGGGGTGCTCTTCGCCCAAACGTATCGGACGTTCGCCGAGCTGCTCGGCCCGGCGCCGCACTTCTGGAACCGCCTCGAGCGGTATTACGCCGACTTCGTGGATGCGATGGATGCCGAGGTTCGCTACGCGACCGGTGCGACGCCCTGGTCTGCCTGCTCCGAGGAAGAGTGCCTAGCGATCGAGCGCGGCAAGAACGGCTTGGTGCGCCTGGTCGACGCGAGCGTCGCGGCGCTGGCGGGGAACGATCGCGCGGAAGACGGCGCGGCGGAGTCGATGCTCGACCTGTTCGTCGCGAACCAGATGGTCGACGATCTGCGCGACTGGCGCGAAGACATTCGCGACGGCGCGCTTTCGCTCGTCTTGCTGCGGGCGGCGGGCGGCACGAAGCCCGCGCCGGACGCCGCGCGCGAGCTCGGCGCCCGTATCTATCTCGACGGCCACGCGGCCCACGTGCTCGCCGTCGCCGACGCGCACTGCCGTCGCGCGCTCGAGCACGCGCGGGCGCTCGGCGGCGAGGCGCTCGCCGCGTCGGCCCTCGGGTACCAACGGCGCATCGGCGAGTTGCGCGAGCGCCTCGACCGCGAGGTCGACGCGCTGCGCGCCGGTCTCAGCGTCCCTCGCTGA
- a CDS encoding phytanoyl-CoA dioxygenase family protein has protein sequence MQSPTVRRAFRDDGLQSRFDAAGFVIIPCLDANRVARLRAAYDAADTKIINRAFSASLMSDEPEYRARVNTAIFEACTEPLAEILDDYRISYVQFFTKRSGTAHTLPLHQDPTFLDESRFESLNFWIPLVDVSPANSCLRVVPGSHRLNRQLRSQLPRFPYPELVEVIERRFLYDCTMPAGYACVMSARLIHGSHANMTPHHRMAASAVAVPVESDAYYIFQRREKGPFEAYAVAPDFHRTHPFGTPPPDSMVPFLECPYAFDPIDEGALERVVAEAGLATAV, from the coding sequence GTGCAGTCGCCTACGGTTCGCCGTGCGTTTCGCGACGACGGCTTGCAGAGCCGTTTTGACGCGGCCGGTTTCGTGATCATTCCATGTCTGGACGCGAACCGGGTCGCACGGTTGCGGGCGGCGTACGACGCCGCCGACACGAAGATCATCAATCGCGCCTTCTCGGCGAGCCTGATGAGCGACGAGCCGGAATACCGCGCGCGCGTCAACACCGCGATCTTCGAGGCGTGTACCGAGCCGCTTGCCGAGATCCTCGACGATTACCGGATCTCATACGTGCAGTTCTTCACCAAACGGTCGGGCACCGCGCACACCCTGCCGCTGCACCAAGACCCGACGTTCTTGGACGAGAGCCGCTTCGAGTCGCTCAACTTCTGGATCCCGCTGGTCGACGTGTCGCCCGCGAACTCGTGTTTGCGCGTCGTACCCGGCAGCCACCGGCTCAACCGGCAGCTGCGCTCGCAGCTCCCGCGTTTTCCGTACCCCGAGCTGGTCGAGGTGATCGAGCGGCGCTTCCTGTACGACTGCACGATGCCGGCCGGATATGCGTGCGTGATGAGCGCGCGACTCATCCACGGCTCGCACGCCAACATGACGCCCCACCACCGGATGGCGGCCTCGGCCGTGGCCGTCCCGGTCGAGAGCGACGCGTACTACATCTTTCAGCGCCGGGAAAAGGGCCCGTTCGAAGCGTACGCGGTCGCCCCTGACTTTCACCGCACGCACCCCTTCGGCACGCCGCCGCCGGATTCGATGGTGCCGTTCCTCGAGTGCCCGTACGCGTTCGATCCGATCGACGAGGGCGCACTCGAACGCGTCGTCGCCGAGGCGGGGTTGGCGACCGCCGTTTGA